The genomic stretch CGTGTCCGCTCGCTGTCCGCGTGCTCGCCGGAGAGCCGGTCCAGCGACGCCTGCAGCCGCACCTGTTCCGTCACGTCCTCCACGCGCTGGATCAGGTGCGTCACGCAGCCGGTGCCAGAATCCAGCACGGGCGTGTGGATGGGGCTCCAGTAGTGCTGTTCCCACGTCCCATCCGGCAGCGGCACCGGGTAGAGCTGCACGGGCATGGGGTCCGGCGCGCGGGTCGCGGCCGCACGCTCCAGCGAGGCACGGACGTTCTGCTCGCCCGTTGCGTCCGGGTCCTCCGGCGGATCGGGGAACGCCTCGAAAATGCCGCGGCCGACGATCCCCCGGGGGCCGTCGCGGGTCGACCGCGTGGCGCTCAGGTAGGCGTCGCTCGCGGCGACGATCGTGTAGCGCGGGGCGTCGGCCAGCAGGATGAGGAAGAGCCCGGGAAGTGCGGCGATCAGGCGGTCGGCGGGGGGAACGTCGGCCGGCCGGGACGCACCGCGCTCCCGGTCTGCGCCTTCATCCACGGTGTGCTTGTGCATGCGAGAGGACTACGGGTACCAGACGGGCGTGCCGCAGGTGCAGCACGCCCCTCATCCTTCGCAATTCCGTAGCCGCTATCCGGCGGAGTGATCCAGCCCCGCGCGGCCTCCACATACGCGCAGAGGACATGAGCAGCCGCTGGGTTTAGCCCAGGAGGCGGGGATCAAACGCAAAAGGCGTGGAACTGAGTACCCGCACATTCCCTGCATCTGCGTGGCGCGGATTCAAGAGCACGTTCGACTCCACACGAATGAGCGCGCTGGGAACCCGCAGCAGGAGTGAATCGCCCCGCTCTACCCACGAATCTCCAAGCTCCACGCACGTTGGATGATCGGCTACATTGAACCAGTCGTCGGGTAGAGTCTCGGTCTCGATCTCCTCCGCAGGCGCCGTATCTGGCACCTCCACCTTCAATGCGACAAGGTCCGTGGGGGCGTCCTCGATGTCGATGTGAACGAGGTATTCGAGAGCGGCAAGAGATAGATTCGACGACAGGTACACGACGGGTACGCCCTCGGAA from Longimicrobium sp. encodes the following:
- a CDS encoding RES family NAD+ phosphorylase, with product MILWRLTRAAYSKLDGEGARLHGGRWNSEGVPVVYLSSNLSLAALEYLVHIDIEDAPTDLVALKVEVPDTAPAEEIETETLPDDWFNVADHPTCVELGDSWVERGDSLLLRVPSALIRVESNVLLNPRHADAGNVRVLSSTPFAFDPRLLG